One region of Epilithonimonas zeae genomic DNA includes:
- a CDS encoding LemA family protein has product MKGKGCIVLIVIVALIAIVGFWAVGIRNGFVGQEQTVNAKWSNVETVYQKRANLIPNLERTVKSYAKFESETLTKVVEARSKATSVNIDPTNMTEADMAKFQAAQGELNGSLSRLLAVVESYPNLKADQQYINFQREYTAIENSIRSETGYYNDAARVYNTSIKTFPNNVIASFSNFKEKPYFKAEAGAEKAPPAFTE; this is encoded by the coding sequence ATGAAAGGCAAAGGTTGTATTGTATTAATCGTTATTGTAGCATTAATCGCAATTGTAGGATTTTGGGCAGTTGGAATTAGAAATGGATTTGTAGGTCAGGAACAGACTGTGAATGCCAAATGGTCAAACGTGGAAACCGTTTATCAGAAAAGAGCGAACTTGATTCCAAATTTGGAAAGAACAGTAAAATCTTATGCTAAATTTGAATCTGAGACTTTAACAAAAGTAGTAGAAGCAAGGTCAAAAGCAACTTCTGTAAACATAGACCCCACTAATATGACCGAAGCTGATATGGCAAAATTCCAAGCAGCACAAGGCGAATTGAACGGCTCACTGAGCAGATTATTGGCTGTTGTAGAAAGTTATCCAAACTTAAAAGCTGACCAGCAATACATCAACTTCCAAAGAGAGTATACAGCAATTGAAAATAGCATTCGTTCAGAGACTGGGTACTATAACGATGCGGCGAGAGTGTACAACACGAGTATCAAAACGTTTCCAAATAACGTGATTGCCAGCTTCTCCAACTTCAAAGAAAAACCATATTTCAAAGCTGAAGCTGGTGCAGAAAAAGCACCTCCTGCATTTACAGAATAA
- a CDS encoding NAD(P)H-dependent oxidoreductase: protein MKKTLVLFAHPYFEHSTTNVRLLECYDDLDNVTFRDLYEDYPDFHIQPFRERKRIVEYERIIFHFPIIWFGLPPLLKLWIDEVFDMRWVSENGINILSGKDALIITSVGGREANYTKEGKYETEVEELLSGLKVSLKVNNIDLKKIHIIYNADNLNHEQLDVLSDELSQTLKIK from the coding sequence TTGAAAAAAACATTGGTTCTATTTGCACATCCTTACTTCGAACATTCTACCACAAATGTTAGGTTGTTAGAATGTTATGATGATTTGGACAATGTCACGTTTCGGGATTTGTATGAGGATTATCCCGATTTTCATATTCAGCCTTTTCGAGAACGAAAGAGAATTGTAGAATATGAGCGCATTATTTTCCATTTTCCAATCATTTGGTTTGGACTTCCGCCCTTGCTAAAGTTGTGGATAGATGAGGTTTTTGATATGCGTTGGGTTTCGGAAAACGGAATCAATATCTTGTCAGGAAAAGATGCACTGATTATCACAAGCGTTGGCGGACGAGAAGCTAATTATACTAAAGAAGGCAAATACGAAACGGAAGTAGAAGAATTACTTTCAGGTCTGAAAGTTTCCTTGAAAGTGAACAATATCGACCTCAAAAAAATACACATTATTTATAACGCAGATAATCTGAATCACGAGCAATTGGATGTTCTTTCTGATGAATTATCTCAAACCCTCAAAATAAAATAG
- a CDS encoding Gfo/Idh/MocA family oxidoreductase: MRQIKTALLAYGGSGKLFHAPFLEVNDGFELIGAYERSKKNIQTDYPNVKSFNSLEEVLASDAELVVVNTPIDTHFEFTKKVLEAGKHALVEKAFTTTSQEAEELHKLAKEKNLKLCVYQNRRYDSDFRTVKKVLEEDYLGEIVEAEIRFERYNPELSPKAWKENGNPGASILMDLGSHVIDQALTLFGNPEKVFADIRRTRENTQIDDYFDILLYYPDKRVRLKSSYFVKEMTPAFVLHGKKGSFLKHRADIQEDELKLGKVPNRENWGTEPEEKTGLLVYNDRIVNFPTFQGNYLDFYDDLYNAIANDKKVPATAKQAFHTMKVIEAAKESSEKEEVVEL; encoded by the coding sequence ATGAGACAAATAAAGACTGCTTTGTTAGCTTATGGTGGTTCAGGGAAGTTGTTCCATGCACCGTTTCTTGAGGTCAATGATGGATTTGAATTGATAGGCGCCTACGAACGAAGCAAAAAAAATATACAAACCGATTATCCAAATGTCAAAAGCTTTAATTCTCTGGAAGAAGTTTTGGCAAGCGATGCAGAATTAGTTGTTGTCAATACACCAATTGACACGCATTTCGAATTCACCAAGAAAGTTTTGGAAGCCGGAAAACACGCTTTGGTAGAAAAGGCTTTTACGACGACTTCTCAGGAGGCTGAAGAATTGCACAAACTCGCTAAAGAAAAAAATCTGAAACTTTGCGTGTATCAAAACCGACGATATGACAGTGATTTCAGAACCGTGAAAAAAGTTTTGGAAGAGGATTATCTCGGAGAAATCGTTGAAGCTGAAATCCGGTTTGAAAGATACAATCCCGAACTGAGCCCGAAAGCGTGGAAAGAAAACGGTAATCCCGGCGCAAGTATTTTGATGGATCTGGGTTCGCACGTGATTGATCAGGCTTTGACATTATTTGGAAATCCGGAAAAAGTTTTTGCTGATATCAGAAGAACAAGAGAGAACACACAGATTGATGATTATTTTGACATTCTTCTTTATTATCCTGACAAAAGAGTGAGACTAAAATCCAGTTATTTTGTAAAAGAAATGACACCTGCATTTGTTCTTCATGGAAAGAAAGGTAGTTTTTTAAAGCATAGAGCGGATATTCAGGAAGATGAATTGAAACTCGGAAAAGTTCCGAATCGTGAGAATTGGGGAACTGAACCCGAAGAAAAAACAGGACTTTTGGTTTACAATGACAGAATTGTGAATTTTCCAACTTTCCAAGGCAATTATCTGGATTTCTACGATGATCTTTACAACGCCATTGCCAATGACAAAAAAGTTCCTGCGACTGCAAAACAAGCTTTCCATACGATGAAAGTGATTGAAGCAGCGAAGGAAAGTTCTGAGAAAGAGGAAGTGGTTGAGTTATGA
- a CDS encoding M23 family metallopeptidase, whose amino-acid sequence MNYKVFYLLLFLPLLIFSQESPDIKFDKYLENKTNVITVDNNEFCPVSIEYEYSGENVKSSLANKSIIVIPANTKKFIISKIDAQDQFKSYKFNYNVYYVFGDVNSKPTDIEEVYWLPYPTNTSQTIYQGYNGAFSHQNAYSLDFSHKLGTQVFAARSGKVVITKSDSNQSCLTKDCAKFNNKIIILHDDGTFGEYVHLKKDGITVKKGDDVKQGELIGYSGNTGWSKGPHLHFSVFTNKIDGERTYYKTKFRVKESPNPIYLQEKKSYTKNY is encoded by the coding sequence ATGAATTATAAAGTTTTTTATCTTTTATTATTTCTTCCTCTACTTATTTTTTCTCAGGAATCTCCTGACATAAAGTTTGACAAATATTTAGAAAACAAAACCAACGTAATTACTGTTGACAATAATGAATTTTGCCCTGTAAGTATTGAGTATGAATATTCTGGAGAAAATGTAAAATCCAGTTTAGCTAATAAAAGTATTATTGTAATCCCTGCAAATACTAAAAAATTCATTATTTCAAAAATTGACGCACAAGATCAATTTAAATCTTACAAATTCAATTATAATGTCTATTATGTTTTTGGTGATGTGAATTCAAAGCCTACTGATATAGAAGAAGTCTATTGGCTGCCCTACCCGACTAATACTTCACAAACGATTTATCAAGGATATAATGGTGCTTTTTCTCATCAAAATGCTTACTCTTTAGATTTCAGTCATAAACTTGGAACTCAAGTTTTTGCAGCAAGAAGTGGAAAAGTAGTCATTACAAAATCAGATTCTAATCAATCTTGTCTTACAAAAGATTGTGCAAAATTTAATAATAAAATTATCATTCTCCACGATGATGGAACCTTCGGGGAATATGTACATCTTAAGAAAGATGGCATAACGGTTAAAAAAGGTGACGACGTCAAACAGGGAGAACTAATTGGATATAGTGGGAATACTGGTTGGAGCAAAGGTCCACATCTTCACTTTTCAGTTTTTACTAATAAAATTGATGGAGAAAGAACATATTATAAAACTAAATTCCGGGTGAAAGAAAGTCCAAATCCAATTTATCTGCAAGAGAAAAAAAGTTACACCAAAAATTATTAA
- the mazG gene encoding nucleoside triphosphate pyrophosphohydrolase, with amino-acid sequence MNTREEKMEAFGRLLDIMDDLREKCPWDQKQTFETLRHLTLEETYELSDALLNEDLQEIKKELGDVLLHLVFYAKIGSEKESFDIADVINSLNEKLIFRHPHIYGDTVADDEETVKQNWEKLKLKEGNKSILSGVPKGLPPIIKAYRIQDKVKGIGFEFDSAEDAWAKVREELQEFHQETEKDKKELELGDVFFSLINYARISGLNADTALEKTNSKFISRFQKMEELALSRNVNLADLNLMEIDQLWEESKLSEK; translated from the coding sequence ATGAATACAAGAGAAGAAAAAATGGAGGCTTTTGGAAGGCTCCTCGATATAATGGATGATTTGCGGGAAAAATGTCCTTGGGATCAGAAACAAACATTTGAAACGTTGCGCCATCTGACTCTAGAAGAGACCTACGAACTGTCTGATGCGCTTCTGAATGAGGATTTGCAGGAGATCAAAAAGGAGTTGGGCGATGTTTTGTTACATTTGGTTTTTTATGCGAAAATTGGTTCTGAAAAGGAGAGTTTCGATATCGCTGATGTGATTAATTCTCTAAATGAAAAATTGATTTTCCGTCATCCGCATATTTACGGTGATACAGTTGCAGACGATGAAGAAACAGTAAAACAAAACTGGGAAAAACTGAAGTTGAAAGAGGGGAATAAGTCAATTTTATCAGGTGTTCCGAAAGGTTTGCCGCCGATTATCAAAGCTTATAGAATCCAGGATAAAGTGAAAGGAATCGGTTTTGAATTTGATTCTGCGGAAGATGCCTGGGCAAAAGTCCGGGAAGAATTGCAGGAGTTTCATCAGGAAACCGAAAAGGATAAAAAAGAATTGGAGTTGGGTGATGTGTTTTTCTCGTTGATCAATTACGCGAGAATCTCCGGACTGAATGCCGATACTGCTTTGGAAAAAACGAATTCTAAATTCATTTCGAGATTTCAGAAAATGGAGGAGTTGGCTTTGTCCAGGAACGTTAATCTTGCTGACCTGAATCTAATGGAAATAGACCAGCTTTGGGAAGAATCCAAGCTTTCTGAAAAATAA
- a CDS encoding 3-oxoacyl-ACP synthase III family protein codes for MQKLRAYIKGTGSYVPPKILKNDFFEKVGSSDEWIFKNLGIRERRIAEGEVTSDLAYKAGLRALENTDVTPKDIDLIIVATSTPDRQAPSTACFVQEKMEAPQAVAFDISAVCSGGLYGIAIGCQFIETGMYKNVLVIGADTFSTITDWERKDSVFFGDGAGAILLSATTEDKGFFDFKLHADGTGKYHFNIPAGGSEIPASEETLKQGLHYFQMNGKEVFETATRVLPETINEILEANQLTSDNVDWVIPHQPSIRILQETAGKTNIPFEKVMTNMDKYANTSGGTIPIVLDETFKSGRVQSGNLLLFAAVGSGWTWGTALYKA; via the coding sequence ATGCAGAAATTAAGAGCTTACATCAAAGGAACTGGTTCGTATGTTCCGCCAAAAATTTTAAAGAATGATTTTTTCGAAAAAGTAGGCTCGTCCGACGAATGGATTTTTAAAAACCTGGGAATCAGAGAACGCCGAATTGCCGAAGGTGAGGTGACCAGCGATTTGGCCTACAAAGCCGGATTGCGAGCTTTAGAAAACACAGACGTTACTCCAAAAGACATCGACCTAATAATTGTCGCAACCTCGACTCCGGACAGACAAGCGCCATCAACAGCATGTTTCGTTCAGGAAAAAATGGAAGCACCACAAGCGGTTGCTTTCGATATTTCTGCGGTTTGTTCAGGTGGACTTTACGGCATTGCGATCGGTTGCCAGTTTATCGAAACTGGAATGTATAAAAATGTATTAGTCATCGGCGCTGATACTTTTTCGACGATTACGGATTGGGAAAGAAAAGATTCTGTTTTCTTTGGAGACGGTGCTGGTGCTATCTTATTATCCGCTACGACCGAAGATAAAGGATTTTTTGACTTCAAACTACACGCAGATGGAACCGGAAAATATCATTTTAATATCCCGGCTGGTGGTTCAGAAATTCCGGCTTCGGAAGAAACGTTGAAACAGGGTCTTCACTATTTCCAAATGAACGGAAAAGAGGTCTTCGAAACAGCAACCAGAGTTTTACCCGAAACAATCAATGAAATTTTAGAAGCCAACCAACTGACTTCTGACAATGTAGATTGGGTAATTCCACACCAACCAAGTATCCGAATCTTACAGGAAACAGCGGGAAAAACCAATATCCCATTCGAAAAAGTAATGACGAATATGGACAAATACGCCAACACTTCCGGTGGAACCATTCCGATTGTGCTTGATGAAACCTTCAAAAGCGGTCGTGTACAATCCGGAAATCTTTTATTGTTTGCCGCGGTTGGTTCCGGCTGGACTTGGGGAACTGCACTTTATAAAGCGTAA
- a CDS encoding TPM domain-containing protein produces the protein MMTDFLTNTEMASLVEAIKIAEDHSSGEIRVHIDSTSESDFAKKAFEIFRSLEMHQTKERNGVLFYVNFEQHYLTIIGDEGIHKKVQQSFWDTVHDEMTSEFAKGNYYKGLKEAILKTGLELKKYFPISGENINELPNDISFS, from the coding sequence ATAATGACAGATTTTCTTACCAATACAGAGATGGCTTCCCTTGTGGAGGCCATCAAAATAGCTGAAGACCATTCCTCAGGTGAGATTCGTGTGCATATCGATTCTACGAGTGAAAGTGATTTTGCTAAGAAAGCTTTCGAGATATTTCGTTCGTTAGAAATGCATCAGACTAAAGAAAGAAATGGTGTTTTGTTTTATGTGAATTTTGAACAGCATTATCTCACCATTATTGGTGATGAAGGGATTCATAAAAAAGTGCAGCAATCTTTTTGGGATACCGTTCATGACGAGATGACGTCTGAATTTGCTAAAGGAAATTATTATAAAGGTCTGAAAGAAGCCATTCTGAAAACCGGACTCGAACTGAAAAAATATTTCCCAATCTCTGGGGAAAATATTAATGAATTACCCAATGATATCAGCTTCTCTTAA
- a CDS encoding TPM domain-containing protein, which yields MISASLKRYIFALFLVFGLFSKAQLVPEKPAVLYPVYDKAGLLTESEKASLNQKLIKFSDSTSTEIEVIILPTTSGEDVNYLATMYGEKWGIGQKGVDNGVVFLIATEDRTMSIQQGRAVEQYLTASVAGQILDYLVTPAFKNGEFYNGIDRGTSAIMEAVQGKFKPIVKKQEQEGGISIGAIILIIIIIIILISIINGNNGGNYDDDDYTLSRKGRRRYRGGFFPFPGSFGGGGFGGGSSSGGGFGGFGGGGSFGGGGASGGW from the coding sequence ATGATATCAGCTTCTCTTAAACGATATATCTTCGCATTATTCTTAGTTTTTGGGTTATTTTCCAAAGCTCAGTTGGTGCCGGAAAAACCTGCCGTTCTTTATCCGGTTTATGATAAAGCCGGATTGTTGACAGAATCTGAAAAAGCATCACTGAATCAAAAATTAATTAAATTCTCCGATTCTACATCTACAGAAATCGAGGTCATTATTCTTCCCACTACAAGCGGCGAAGATGTGAATTATCTCGCAACAATGTACGGTGAAAAATGGGGAATCGGACAAAAAGGTGTTGATAATGGTGTGGTTTTCCTGATTGCAACAGAAGACCGGACAATGTCTATTCAGCAAGGCCGTGCGGTAGAACAATATTTAACGGCTTCGGTTGCGGGACAGATTCTTGATTATCTTGTGACACCAGCTTTCAAAAACGGGGAGTTTTATAATGGAATTGACCGTGGAACTTCTGCGATTATGGAAGCGGTTCAGGGGAAATTCAAACCGATTGTCAAAAAACAAGAGCAAGAAGGTGGAATCAGCATTGGAGCTATTATTCTGATCATTATCATCATTATTATTTTGATAAGTATAATAAACGGCAATAATGGGGGTAATTATGACGATGATGATTATACACTTTCCAGAAAAGGAAGACGAAGATACAGAGGAGGATTTTTTCCGTTTCCAGGTAGTTTTGGTGGTGGAGGATTTGGTGGCGGAAGCAGTAGCGGCGGAGGATTTGGAGGCTTCGGTGGAGGCGGCAGTTTCGGCGGAGGCGGTGCTTCTGGCGGATGGTAG
- a CDS encoding PH domain-containing protein, with protein MKVYTSKRDWVYGSLFLGISLLFVWIVIASYFDTPFSGWLVLLLILLSINSVLLISFFFIKIRIDGEELVVNVIFDIFRVSIFKITKIRIGETMWSGFVKCGTSVGGLIIFSKYKNDLYITPKNQDEFLKKLLGINSHIVIEDVRKDKG; from the coding sequence ATGAAAGTTTATACAAGCAAAAGGGATTGGGTTTATGGTTCTTTATTTTTAGGAATCAGCCTGCTTTTTGTTTGGATTGTTATTGCATCTTATTTTGATACGCCATTTTCAGGGTGGCTAGTGTTGTTATTAATTTTGTTAAGCATTAATTCGGTTTTACTAATTAGTTTTTTCTTTATTAAAATTAGGATTGACGGTGAAGAATTGGTTGTAAATGTCATTTTCGATATTTTCAGAGTGAGTATTTTTAAAATAACGAAAATCCGAATCGGGGAAACAATGTGGAGCGGATTCGTTAAATGTGGAACTTCGGTTGGTGGTTTGATTATCTTTTCGAAATACAAAAACGACCTTTACATCACACCGAAAAACCAGGATGAATTTCTAAAAAAATTACTGGGAATCAATAGTCATATTGTGATAGAGGATGTAAGGAAAGATAAAGGTTGA
- a CDS encoding SDR family oxidoreductase encodes MLDNQTFLITGIADENSLAMKTAEKILANNGKVVCTGLGVTPFHKNLSEKAESFLNKNYEDFENACKKMLGNDVYTAPLDVTLPESLSHFADDLKTRNIELNGFLHAIAMDKTIRNKSVKPMLEVTAEEFNDTMNVSAFSLVTLCHSLLSNGVLQNGASIVSLSYIAAEKVSFFPYINMSIAKAALERLTIEMAYELGKKYGIRANAIRFSPYMGSKAGNATLKVEDVERANRISPLGNALPEDLAHEIVHLFRKETRITGEIRHVDGGFHIMG; translated from the coding sequence ATGTTAGATAATCAAACTTTTCTAATTACCGGAATTGCGGATGAAAATTCTCTTGCAATGAAAACCGCCGAAAAAATTCTTGCGAACAACGGCAAAGTTGTTTGTACTGGCTTAGGCGTAACGCCATTTCACAAAAATCTTTCCGAAAAAGCTGAATCTTTTCTCAATAAAAATTATGAAGACTTCGAAAATGCTTGTAAAAAAATGCTGGGAAATGATGTTTACACAGCTCCACTCGATGTGACTTTACCAGAAAGTTTAAGTCATTTTGCTGATGATTTGAAAACAAGAAATATCGAACTGAACGGTTTTCTTCACGCTATCGCAATGGACAAAACCATTAGAAATAAGTCTGTAAAACCAATGCTGGAAGTGACTGCAGAGGAATTCAATGATACGATGAATGTGTCAGCATTTTCGTTGGTGACGCTTTGTCATTCGTTATTGTCCAATGGCGTTTTGCAAAACGGTGCTTCTATCGTTTCTTTAAGTTATATTGCTGCGGAGAAAGTTTCGTTTTTCCCTTACATTAATATGAGTATCGCAAAAGCGGCACTCGAAAGATTGACGATAGAAATGGCTTACGAATTGGGAAAAAAATACGGAATCCGTGCCAATGCTATTCGATTCTCGCCTTATATGGGAAGCAAAGCAGGAAATGCAACTTTGAAAGTAGAAGATGTAGAAAGAGCGAATAGAATCAGTCCATTGGGAAATGCTTTGCCAGAAGATTTGGCGCACGAGATTGTTCATCTTTTCCGAAAAGAAACCAGAATTACCGGAGAAATCCGTCACGTTGATGGAGGTTTTCATATTATGGGATGA
- a CDS encoding protein-L-isoaspartate(D-aspartate) O-methyltransferase, with protein sequence MRDTYVHKGKRKQLIDYLHQKIGISDSFVLNAMNEVPRHLFIESVFEDYAYEDRAFPIAAKQTISHPSTVAEQTELLEVNEGEKVLEIGTGCGYQTAVLIQMKALVYTVERQKDLYNFSTKILRELNLRPKFQSFGDGFAGLPTFAPFDKVLVTCGAEILPTELLKQLKVGGKMVIPLGKTDEQILYRFTKISDTQFEKEEFGVYKFVPMLQNKSH encoded by the coding sequence ATGAGAGATACTTACGTTCACAAAGGCAAAAGGAAACAATTAATCGATTATCTTCATCAGAAAATCGGGATTAGTGATAGTTTTGTTTTGAATGCGATGAATGAAGTGCCAAGACATCTTTTTATCGAGAGTGTTTTTGAAGATTATGCTTATGAAGACCGAGCGTTTCCAATTGCTGCGAAACAAACCATTTCTCATCCGTCAACTGTTGCTGAACAAACCGAATTACTGGAAGTGAATGAAGGTGAAAAAGTATTGGAAATTGGTACAGGCTGCGGGTATCAGACAGCTGTTCTGATCCAAATGAAAGCTTTGGTTTACACAGTTGAACGCCAAAAAGATTTGTACAACTTTTCTACCAAGATTCTCAGAGAATTGAATTTGAGACCAAAGTTTCAAAGTTTCGGTGATGGATTTGCAGGCTTGCCAACGTTTGCACCTTTTGATAAAGTATTGGTGACGTGTGGTGCAGAAATTTTGCCAACCGAATTATTAAAACAACTTAAAGTTGGTGGTAAAATGGTGATTCCATTAGGGAAAACGGACGAACAGATTCTTTACAGGTTTACGAAAATTTCTGATACTCAGTTTGAAAAAGAAGAATTCGGGGTTTATAAATTTGTACCGATGCTTCAGAATAAATCACACTAA
- a CDS encoding Gfo/Idh/MocA family protein: MIKAGLVGAGHLGKIHLRLLNQSEKYELVGFHDKDAENGRKLEAELGYKYFESFEALLNEIEMLDIVTPTLYHYDYALKTIEKGIHFFIEKPVTQTLEQAEEILYKCREFGIKAQVGHVERYNPAFIGAKDYIQNPMFIEIHRLAEFNPRGTDVSVVLDLMIHDLDILLSLVKSKVKQIHASGVSVVSKTPDICNARIEFENGCVANLTTSRISMKAMRKSRFFQQDAYVSVDFLEKKAEVIRMKPAPENPSDFDMIIENAEGEKNQILFEYPNIQPNNAILDELESFANAIKNDVPVEVSLEDGTEALKVALEIMRLIQK, encoded by the coding sequence ATGATAAAAGCAGGACTTGTAGGTGCAGGACATCTCGGGAAAATCCATTTGAGATTACTGAATCAATCTGAGAAGTACGAACTCGTTGGTTTCCACGATAAAGATGCGGAAAACGGAAGAAAACTGGAAGCGGAATTGGGTTATAAATATTTTGAAAGCTTCGAAGCTTTGTTGAACGAAATCGAGATGTTGGATATTGTGACACCAACGCTTTATCACTACGATTATGCACTTAAAACGATTGAAAAAGGCATCCATTTTTTTATCGAAAAACCTGTGACTCAAACTCTTGAACAAGCGGAAGAAATTCTTTACAAATGCAGAGAATTCGGTATCAAAGCACAAGTTGGTCACGTTGAAAGATACAATCCAGCTTTCATCGGAGCGAAAGATTATATTCAGAATCCAATGTTCATTGAGATTCACAGGCTGGCAGAATTCAATCCGAGAGGAACGGATGTTTCTGTGGTTTTGGATCTGATGATTCATGATCTGGATATATTGTTGAGTCTGGTAAAATCTAAAGTGAAACAAATCCATGCCAGCGGTGTTTCTGTGGTGAGCAAAACGCCAGACATTTGTAACGCGAGAATCGAGTTCGAAAATGGTTGTGTAGCAAACCTGACAACATCCAGAATATCGATGAAAGCAATGCGTAAATCAAGATTTTTCCAGCAAGATGCTTATGTTTCTGTAGATTTCTTAGAGAAAAAAGCAGAAGTTATCCGAATGAAACCTGCGCCGGAAAATCCGTCCGACTTTGATATGATTATCGAAAATGCGGAAGGCGAGAAAAACCAAATCCTATTCGAATATCCGAATATTCAACCCAACAATGCGATTTTGGATGAATTGGAAAGCTTTGCGAACGCCATTAAAAATGATGTTCCAGTAGAAGTTTCCTTGGAAGACGGAACCGAAGCTTTGAAGGTGGCTTTGGAGATTATGAGGTTGATACAGAAATAG